A single genomic interval of uncultured Desulfobacter sp. harbors:
- a CDS encoding TRC40/GET3/ArsA family transport-energizing ATPase: MTVKTLFFLGKGGTGKSTASALVSLVLMQKGKKVLLASFDDAHNQGDIFQETFTDKACTLGPCLEVLQVDRDKEIQAYLAKTADRVKAGYTYLTAFNLDNYFDILKFSPGMEEYALVTAFMGLWDRYNAYDYLVIDMPPTALSMRFFNLPALSLTWVEHLEKLRKEINDRKEIISRIKFAGKAFERDRILKRIHEIKADYLHMNTIFNDPAQASFYAVVNEDRLSVAETGRIIEQLAGLSISLKAVICNNRGTTTGTGDQPFEDHFPSLPVGKIPFSESPLIGMDALQAHIRAHDLHFDRLV; this comes from the coding sequence ATGACTGTTAAAACACTTTTTTTTCTTGGAAAAGGCGGAACCGGAAAATCAACGGCCTCGGCCCTGGTGTCGCTGGTACTCATGCAAAAGGGTAAAAAGGTCCTTCTGGCCTCCTTTGACGACGCCCATAACCAGGGGGATATTTTCCAGGAAACCTTTACGGATAAGGCCTGTACTCTGGGGCCCTGCCTTGAGGTGTTGCAGGTTGACCGGGACAAGGAGATCCAGGCCTATCTTGCCAAAACCGCCGACCGGGTCAAGGCCGGTTATACCTACCTGACTGCTTTTAACCTGGACAACTATTTCGATATTCTTAAATTTTCTCCGGGCATGGAGGAATATGCTCTGGTTACGGCCTTCATGGGGCTTTGGGACCGTTACAACGCCTATGATTACCTGGTGATCGATATGCCGCCCACAGCGCTGTCCATGCGTTTTTTTAACCTGCCCGCGCTCTCTTTGACCTGGGTGGAGCATCTTGAAAAGCTTCGCAAAGAAATCAATGACCGCAAAGAGATCATCTCCCGAATCAAATTTGCGGGCAAAGCGTTTGAACGGGACCGGATTTTAAAGCGGATTCATGAGATCAAGGCCGATTATCTTCACATGAACACGATTTTCAACGATCCGGCCCAGGCTTCTTTTTACGCGGTGGTGAATGAGGACCGGCTCTCTGTGGCGGAAACCGGTCGGATCATTGAACAGTTGGCGGGGCTGTCCATCTCTTTAAAGGCCGTGATCTGCAACAACCGGGGCACCACCACGGGAACGGGCGACCAACCCTTTGAAGACCACTTCCCCTCCCTTCCAGTGGGAAAAATACCCTTTTCAGAATCACCGCTCATCGGCATGGATGCCCTTCAGGCCCATATCCGGGCCCATGACCTTCACTTTGACCGGTTGGTTTAA
- a CDS encoding type II toxin-antitoxin system RelE/ParE family toxin, with translation MIKTFRDKETEKIFNRLLSRKLSQNIQHLARRKLVVLDAATGLNALRVPPGNRLEALKGNRKGQHSIRINDQWRICFKWKAGDAYDVEIADYH, from the coding sequence ATGATTAAAACTTTCCGGGATAAAGAAACTGAAAAGATTTTCAATAGACTTCTTTCCAGAAAATTGTCCCAAAATATTCAGCATCTTGCACGCAGGAAATTGGTTGTTTTGGATGCAGCTACGGGATTAAATGCTCTACGCGTTCCGCCTGGTAACAGATTGGAAGCATTAAAAGGTAACCGGAAAGGACAACATAGCATCCGCATCAACGATCAGTGGCGAATTTGTTTTAAATGGAAAGCCGGTGATGCATACGATGTTGAAATTGCAGATTACCATTAG
- a CDS encoding DUF2959 family protein yields MIKKSTVCIGFTLFFIFALIMPMTGCAPAYYAAMEKVGKEKRHLLKDRVEDVKNDQTKAQEEFKDALTRIRELYNLDGGELETFYDRLKASYEDCEDRAETIRKRMGQVNTLATDLFAEWKVEINEIRDTKLKSASRQSLADAKIRYAKLKTAMDRSKTAMDPVLTKLNDYVLYLKHNLNAKAVGALGREVVSIEGDVDRLIRDMGASIQEADQFIKNF; encoded by the coding sequence ATGATCAAAAAAAGCACTGTATGCATTGGGTTTACCCTGTTCTTTATTTTTGCCCTGATCATGCCCATGACAGGCTGTGCCCCGGCTTATTATGCGGCCATGGAAAAAGTAGGCAAGGAAAAACGCCACCTGCTCAAGGACCGGGTAGAGGATGTTAAAAACGATCAGACCAAAGCCCAGGAAGAGTTTAAAGATGCCCTGACAAGAATCAGGGAGCTTTACAACCTGGACGGAGGGGAACTTGAGACCTTTTATGACCGGTTAAAAGCCTCTTATGAGGACTGCGAGGACAGGGCCGAAACCATAAGGAAGCGCATGGGCCAGGTAAACACCCTTGCCACGGATCTGTTTGCCGAATGGAAAGTTGAAATCAATGAGATCAGGGACACAAAGTTAAAATCAGCAAGCCGCCAATCCCTTGCAGATGCCAAAATCAGATATGCAAAGCTTAAAACAGCCATGGACAGGTCCAAAACAGCCATGGATCCGGTCCTAACCAAACTCAATGATTATGTGCTTTACCTTAAGCATAATCTGAATGCCAAGGCTGTCGGTGCGTTAGGCCGGGAAGTGGTCTCCATCGAAGGCGATGTGGACCGCCTGATCCGGGACATGGGAGCATCCATTCAAGAAGCAGATCAATTCATCAAGAATTTTTAA
- a CDS encoding RNA pseudouridine synthase, with amino-acid sequence MEEKIKIIEQGQGWICLEKPGGMSVHNDPGRDMISGLQKELGPGSTEILQPVHRLDKETSGLLLVATDRDSLTYLSNLFAGGKVTKRYKALVHGHFEQARGSWDTPLTKSAGGRADPRGRGKRTKALTRYRVLDQSRHYTLLDIELFTGRKHQIRRHAKLAGHPVVGDPRYGSPRALEFLKTQKQFNAMGLHACFLKFRDKGRIVTLELPDMPSEVARLFEEDRA; translated from the coding sequence ATGGAAGAAAAAATAAAAATCATAGAACAGGGACAAGGCTGGATCTGCCTGGAAAAGCCCGGGGGCATGAGTGTCCATAACGATCCGGGCAGGGATATGATCTCCGGACTTCAAAAAGAATTGGGCCCCGGCAGCACGGAAATACTCCAGCCTGTGCACCGCCTGGATAAAGAGACCTCGGGACTGCTCCTTGTGGCCACGGACCGGGACTCCCTGACCTACCTATCGAATCTTTTTGCAGGGGGGAAAGTGACAAAACGCTATAAAGCCCTGGTCCACGGCCATTTTGAACAGGCCCGGGGATCCTGGGATACTCCCCTGACCAAATCCGCCGGTGGCAGAGCCGATCCCCGGGGCCGGGGAAAACGAACCAAAGCCCTGACCCGCTATAGAGTCCTGGACCAGTCCCGCCATTATACCCTTCTGGACATTGAATTGTTCACCGGCCGCAAGCACCAAATCCGACGCCACGCCAAACTGGCAGGGCATCCGGTCGTGGGCGATCCCCGGTACGGCTCCCCCAGAGCCCTTGAATTCTTAAAAACCCAAAAGCAGTTCAACGCCATGGGCCTGCACGCCTGTTTCCTCAAGTTCAGGGACAAGGGCAGGATTGTCACCCTGGAGCTGCCGGATATGCCCTCGGAAGTTGCACGACTGTTTGAAGAGGACAGAGCATGA
- a CDS encoding carbon starvation protein A has product MNALLIMVLAFAGYLIMYNLYGRFIGNKIFKLTQGGTTPSVELEDGIDYVPTKKEVIFGHHFTSIAGTGPIVGPAVAIIWGWVPALIWIFVGSIFMGAVHDFGALIISMRNQGKSIADYTAKYVNPRTRIFFFLIVFLELWIIIAIFGLVIAVVFAMYPASVFPVWCEVAIALYLGHAIYKQGKSIMTWSIIAVILMYLTVYIGVFIPIKMPAVAGIPSTGVWTIILLIYAFIASTLPVTTLLQPRDFINSHQLLIAMTLLVLGVVFSAFGGNLEIVAPAVQATPAQAPPMWPFLFITIACGAISGFHSLVSSGTSAKQVRDETDSLFVGYGSMLMEGALATLVIIAVSAGIGMGYVTKSGETLVGVAAWTTHYSSWAAAAGLGSKVGAFVNGSANMIASTGLPNAVAVVIMGVFVASFAGTTLDTATRIQRYIVAELFTTFKMNFLTGKYIATFVAVGTALALAFATGAGGKGALMLWPLFGAVNQTLAGLALIIITVYLKTKGGIKWIISGIPAVLMMFMTIWALVLNQTKFGTQHNALLQVVNAIILVIAVWIVVEGSIKFFSVSYDESSSLSQMTES; this is encoded by the coding sequence ATGAATGCATTGTTGATCATGGTTCTTGCCTTTGCAGGTTATTTAATCATGTACAACCTGTACGGCAGATTTATTGGGAATAAAATATTTAAGCTGACCCAGGGGGGGACCACCCCCAGTGTCGAGCTGGAGGACGGGATTGACTACGTTCCCACAAAAAAGGAGGTCATCTTTGGCCACCATTTTACCTCCATCGCCGGAACCGGTCCCATTGTCGGTCCGGCTGTCGCCATTATCTGGGGCTGGGTGCCGGCCCTGATCTGGATTTTTGTGGGCTCCATCTTCATGGGCGCGGTTCACGATTTCGGCGCATTGATTATTTCCATGCGCAACCAGGGCAAATCCATTGCCGATTACACGGCCAAATACGTGAATCCAAGGACCCGGATTTTCTTCTTCCTAATCGTTTTTCTTGAACTGTGGATCATTATCGCCATTTTCGGCCTCGTGATTGCGGTAGTTTTTGCCATGTATCCGGCATCGGTTTTTCCGGTCTGGTGCGAGGTGGCCATTGCCCTGTATCTGGGTCACGCCATTTACAAACAGGGCAAAAGCATTATGACCTGGTCCATTATCGCGGTTATTCTCATGTACCTCACGGTGTATATCGGGGTCTTCATTCCCATTAAAATGCCGGCCGTGGCCGGAATTCCGTCCACTGGGGTCTGGACCATCATCCTGCTGATTTACGCCTTTATCGCTTCCACATTGCCTGTGACCACACTGCTGCAGCCCCGGGATTTCATCAACTCCCACCAGCTGCTCATCGCCATGACCCTGCTCGTCCTTGGGGTTGTTTTTTCTGCATTCGGGGGAAATCTTGAAATCGTGGCCCCGGCTGTCCAGGCTACCCCGGCCCAGGCCCCGCCCATGTGGCCTTTCCTGTTCATCACCATTGCCTGCGGCGCCATTTCAGGCTTTCATTCCCTGGTTTCATCCGGCACCTCAGCCAAACAGGTCCGGGACGAGACCGACTCCCTGTTCGTGGGCTACGGCTCCATGCTCATGGAAGGCGCCCTGGCCACGCTGGTTATCATTGCCGTGTCTGCCGGTATCGGCATGGGCTATGTGACCAAATCCGGCGAAACCCTGGTGGGCGTTGCCGCCTGGACCACCCATTACTCTTCCTGGGCGGCTGCGGCCGGCCTGGGCTCCAAAGTGGGGGCCTTTGTGAACGGTTCCGCCAATATGATCGCCTCCACCGGCCTTCCCAATGCCGTTGCGGTTGTGATCATGGGGGTATTCGTGGCATCCTTTGCCGGTACCACCCTGGATACGGCCACCCGGATCCAGCGTTACATTGTGGCTGAGCTGTTTACCACATTTAAAATGAACTTTTTGACCGGAAAATACATTGCCACCTTTGTCGCCGTGGGTACGGCCCTTGCCCTGGCTTTTGCCACGGGCGCCGGCGGCAAAGGAGCATTAATGCTGTGGCCGCTGTTCGGCGCAGTGAACCAAACCCTGGCAGGACTTGCCCTGATCATCATTACGGTCTATCTGAAAACCAAAGGCGGGATAAAGTGGATCATCTCCGGCATCCCGGCCGTTCTTATGATGTTCATGACCATCTGGGCTCTGGTGCTCAACCAAACCAAGTTCGGTACCCAACACAACGCCCTGCTCCAGGTCGTTAACGCCATCATCCTGGTTATTGCGGTATGGATTGTGGTGGAAGGGAGCATCAAGTTCTTCTCCGTCTCATATGACGAAAGTTCTTCTCTATCTCAGATGACGGAAAGCTGA
- a CDS encoding AEC family transporter, which produces MGINLTGRGFVNIISTIIPIFIIIFLGIFARHKGFLSQDFLHQANRLVYFIAIPAMIFSAIAKSSLKTQFHPGVILITLAVVCLIVPAAWLVAGSANISHASKGSFIHSAFHGNLGYIGLAVAFYYLGHEGLVKAAIIVGFVMILQNVLAVAVLQFYSRDAGSGTSPAATLGSAMTNPVILSALAGIVYSLLGLPMPVILDRSLTILKGMALPMALLVIGASLSFEKIRQVFSSVVMTSVLKLLVMPAMGLVLFKLFGISASDFIPGLIVLAAPSATLVYIMAEQIGGDPDLAVAAISISTLVSGITYGIWLSTG; this is translated from the coding sequence ATGGGCATTAACTTAACAGGCCGGGGATTTGTGAACATCATTTCAACCATCATTCCAATATTTATTATTATTTTTCTGGGTATATTTGCCCGGCATAAAGGGTTTTTATCCCAGGATTTTTTACACCAGGCCAATCGCCTTGTATATTTCATTGCCATCCCTGCCATGATTTTCAGCGCCATTGCCAAGTCTTCTTTGAAAACTCAGTTTCATCCGGGGGTGATCCTGATTACGCTTGCAGTCGTATGTCTTATTGTGCCGGCTGCCTGGCTTGTGGCAGGCTCGGCAAACATTTCACATGCATCAAAGGGTTCCTTTATCCACAGTGCCTTTCATGGCAATCTGGGGTATATCGGCCTTGCCGTGGCCTTTTATTACCTGGGGCACGAGGGCCTTGTCAAGGCGGCCATTATTGTCGGTTTTGTCATGATCCTGCAAAATGTCCTGGCTGTGGCAGTGCTACAGTTTTACAGCCGGGATGCCGGAAGCGGAACAAGTCCGGCCGCAACCCTGGGGTCTGCCATGACTAATCCTGTGATCCTGTCTGCCCTGGCAGGCATTGTTTATTCCCTTTTGGGGCTGCCCATGCCGGTGATCCTGGACCGGTCACTTACCATCCTTAAGGGAATGGCCCTTCCCATGGCGCTGTTGGTGATCGGCGCTTCTCTATCCTTTGAAAAGATCAGGCAGGTCTTTTCCTCGGTGGTGATGACTTCGGTGTTAAAGCTTCTGGTGATGCCGGCCATGGGGTTGGTCCTGTTTAAACTGTTTGGGATATCTGCGTCGGATTTTATTCCGGGCCTGATCGTTCTTGCAGCGCCCTCGGCTACTCTGGTCTATATCATGGCAGAACAGATCGGCGGGGACCCGGACCTTGCCGTGGCCGCCATTTCTATCTCTACGCTTGTGTCCGGGATTACTTACGGTATATGGCTCAGCACGGGATAA
- the hcp gene encoding hydroxylamine reductase produces MFCFQCQETAKNQGCTINGVCGKKGSTANLQDLLIYNLKGIAVLAQKAKTAGLDVPTANGKFIAEGLFTTITNANFNDEDIEIWIIRAQAVKKELFDSVKDKVGSDLHDCATWFSNDTSEFQAKAETVGVLSTENEDVRSLRELLVIGLKGICAYADHAAVLGVTKDEIWNFIYEALTSTTQDLSVDEMVAMVMKAGEMAVTTMAALDQANTQAYGNPEITEVNLGVGTNPGILISGHDLKDMEELLVQTKGTGVDVYTHGEMLPANYYPAFKKYDHLKGNYGGSWWHQNEDFETFNGPILMTTNCIIPIKKKNTYQDKVFTTGVVSYPGTTHIPDRTAGGAKDFSKIVELAKTCPPPTEIETGTIVGGFAHNQVLALADKVVDAIKSGAIKRFIVMAGCDGRQKDRHYFTEVAEKLPKDTVILTAGCAKYRYNKLDLGDIGGIPRVLDAGQCNDSYSLAVIAMKLRDAFGLDHINDLPISFDIAWYEQKAVAVLLALLHLGVKGMRLGPTLPAFVSPAVLNVLVEKFDIKPIGDVEADINAMMAGN; encoded by the coding sequence ATGTTTTGTTTTCAATGTCAGGAAACCGCTAAAAATCAAGGCTGTACCATTAATGGTGTTTGTGGGAAAAAGGGAAGTACGGCAAATCTTCAGGATTTGTTGATTTATAATTTAAAAGGGATTGCCGTCCTTGCGCAAAAAGCAAAAACGGCAGGTCTGGATGTCCCAACGGCCAATGGGAAATTTATCGCCGAAGGGTTGTTTACGACGATTACAAATGCCAATTTTAATGATGAAGATATAGAAATCTGGATTATTCGTGCCCAGGCAGTCAAAAAGGAATTGTTCGATAGCGTTAAAGATAAGGTCGGGTCAGATCTTCATGATTGTGCGACGTGGTTTTCGAATGATACTTCGGAATTTCAAGCCAAAGCAGAAACCGTTGGTGTTCTTTCCACTGAAAATGAAGATGTCAGATCTCTCCGGGAGCTTCTGGTTATCGGCCTGAAAGGTATCTGTGCCTACGCCGATCATGCCGCTGTTCTTGGTGTCACTAAAGATGAGATCTGGAATTTTATTTATGAGGCATTAACCTCCACCACCCAGGATCTGAGTGTTGATGAAATGGTCGCTATGGTCATGAAAGCCGGTGAAATGGCTGTGACTACAATGGCGGCTTTGGACCAGGCCAATACCCAGGCCTACGGCAACCCGGAGATAACGGAAGTCAATCTCGGTGTGGGTACAAACCCCGGTATTCTGATTTCCGGCCACGACCTGAAAGACATGGAAGAATTGCTGGTGCAAACAAAAGGTACGGGCGTTGATGTGTATACCCATGGGGAAATGCTGCCTGCCAATTATTATCCTGCATTTAAGAAATACGATCACCTGAAAGGCAATTACGGCGGCTCCTGGTGGCACCAGAATGAAGATTTCGAAACCTTTAACGGCCCCATCCTGATGACCACCAACTGCATTATCCCCATTAAAAAGAAAAATACATATCAGGATAAGGTTTTTACGACTGGTGTTGTTTCCTATCCAGGCACAACGCATATTCCGGACAGAACAGCCGGCGGCGCCAAAGATTTTTCAAAGATTGTTGAACTTGCAAAAACGTGCCCGCCTCCCACAGAGATCGAAACAGGTACAATCGTCGGCGGATTTGCACACAATCAGGTGCTGGCCCTGGCGGATAAGGTTGTAGATGCAATTAAATCCGGTGCTATTAAACGTTTCATCGTTATGGCCGGATGCGACGGCCGCCAGAAAGACAGACATTATTTCACCGAAGTTGCTGAAAAATTACCCAAAGATACTGTGATCCTCACCGCCGGGTGTGCAAAATACAGGTACAATAAACTCGATTTGGGCGACATCGGCGGCATTCCAAGGGTGCTGGACGCAGGACAGTGCAACGATTCTTACTCCCTGGCTGTGATCGCCATGAAACTGCGAGATGCATTTGGACTGGATCATATTAATGATCTGCCGATCTCCTTTGATATCGCTTGGTATGAACAAAAAGCCGTGGCCGTTCTATTGGCATTGCTGCACCTGGGTGTTAAGGGGATGCGGTTAGGTCCCACGCTGCCCGCTTTTGTTTCGCCGGCAGTGTTGAATGTACTGGTTGAAAAATTTGATATCAAGCCCATTGGTGACGTTGAAGCAGATATTAACGCGATGATGGCAGGTAATTAG
- a CDS encoding RNA pseudouridine synthase, which translates to MATDRDSLTYLSNLFAGGKVTKRYKALVHGHFEQARGSWDTPLTKSAGGRTDPRGRGKRTKALTRYRVLDQSHHYTLLDIELFTGRKHQIRRHAKLAGHPVVGDPRYGSPRALEFLKTQKQFNAMGLHACFLKFRDKGGTVTLELPDMPPEVARLFEEDRA; encoded by the coding sequence GTGGCCACGGACCGGGACTCCCTGACCTACCTCTCGAATCTTTTTGCAGGGGGGAAAGTGACAAAACGCTATAAAGCCCTGGTCCACGGCCATTTTGAACAGGCCCGGGGATCCTGGGATACTCCCCTGACCAAATCCGCCGGTGGCAGAACCGATCCCCGGGGCCGGGGAAAACGAACCAAAGCCCTGACCCGCTACAGGGTGCTGGACCAGTCCCACCATTACACCCTTCTGGACATTGAATTGTTCACCGGCCGCAAGCACCAAATCCGACGCCACGCCAAACTGGCAGGGCATCCGGTCGTGGGCGATCCCCGGTACGGCTCCCCCAGAGCCCTTGAATTCTTAAAAACCCAAAAGCAGTTCAACGCCATGGGCCTGCACGCCTGTTTCCTTAAGTTCAGGGACAAAGGCGGGACCGTCACCCTGGAGCTGCCGGATATGCCCCCGGAAGTTGCACGACTGTTTGAAGAGGACAGAGCATAG
- a CDS encoding TSUP family transporter — MPFFLLFGFGLGFYDGFFGPGTGAFWTGALLIFMGMDMTKATGTTRIMNFVSNITALTLFIAGGNVLYTAGLIMAAGQVIGANIGSGMAIKRGAPFIRPIFLTMVFLTIARLTYVNYIS, encoded by the coding sequence ATCCCATTTTTTCTGCTCTTCGGCTTTGGATTAGGCTTTTATGATGGATTTTTCGGCCCCGGTACCGGCGCGTTCTGGACCGGGGCCCTGCTCATTTTCATGGGCATGGACATGACAAAAGCCACCGGCACCACCCGGATCATGAATTTTGTGTCCAATATCACAGCATTGACTCTGTTTATAGCGGGAGGCAATGTACTGTACACCGCAGGGCTGATTATGGCGGCCGGGCAAGTCATCGGGGCCAATATCGGCTCGGGCATGGCCATCAAACGCGGCGCGCCCTTTATCCGGCCCATTTTCCTGACCATGGTATTTTTAACCATTGCCAGATTGACGTATGTTAATTACATCTCCTAA
- a CDS encoding HigA family addiction module antitoxin, with amino-acid sequence MKNKKLPPIHPGEILIEEFLKPMGLSQYRLAKDISVPPRRINEIVHGKRSISADTALRLGRFFGIAPQFWLNLQTRFDLEVTEDLLADRLEKEVQVFSSNAA; translated from the coding sequence ATGAAAAATAAAAAACTTCCTCCCATTCATCCTGGTGAAATCCTTATTGAGGAATTCCTTAAGCCAATGGGCCTCAGTCAATATCGACTTGCCAAAGACATAAGCGTACCGCCAAGAAGGATTAACGAAATTGTTCATGGAAAGCGTTCGATTTCAGCTGATACAGCATTGCGTTTAGGTCGATTTTTTGGAATAGCGCCGCAATTTTGGTTAAATCTCCAAACCCGATTTGATCTTGAAGTAACTGAGGATTTGCTGGCAGATCGTCTTGAAAAAGAGGTACAAGTTTTCAGCTCAAATGCAGCTTAA